The following are encoded in a window of Chionomys nivalis chromosome X, mChiNiv1.1, whole genome shotgun sequence genomic DNA:
- the LOC130867289 gene encoding 60S ribosomal protein L17-like: MVRYSLDPENPTKSCKSRGSNLRVHFKNTRETAQAIKGMHIRKATKYLKDVTLKKQCVPFRRYNGGVGRCAQAKQWGWTQGRWPKKSAEFLLHTLKNAESNAELKGLDVDSLVIEHIQVNKAPKMRRRTYRAHGRINPYMSSPCHIEMILTEKEQIVPKPEEEVAQKKKISQKKLKKQKLMARE; encoded by the coding sequence ATGGTTCGCTACTCTCTTGACCCAGAAAACCCTACAAAATCATGCAAATCGAGAGGATCAAACCTTCGGGTTCACTTTAAGAACACCCGTGAAACGGCCCAGGCCATCAAGGGTATGCATATCCGAAAAGCCACCAAGTATCTGAAAGATGTCACTTTGAAGAAGCAGTGTGTGCCATTCCGACGGTACAATGGTGGAGTCGGTAGGTGCGCCCAGGCCAAACAGTGGGGCTGGACACAGGGTCGGTGGCCAAAAAAGAGTGCGGAATTTTTGCTGCACACGCTGAAAAATGCAGAGAGCAATGCTGAACTGAAGGGTTTAGATGTGGACTCTCTGGTCATTGAGCACATCCAGGTGAACAAAGCACCTAAGATGCGCCGACGAACTTACAGAGCTCATGGCCGGATTAACCCATACATGAGCTCCCCCTGCCACATCGAGATGATCCTCACTGAAAAGGAACAGATtgttccaaagccagaagaggaggttgcacagaagaaaaagatatcccagaagaaactaaagaaacaaaaacttatggCACGGGAATAA